The following are encoded together in the Ralstonia insidiosa genome:
- the holA gene encoding DNA polymerase III subunit delta: MQLRLDALEGHLKQASTKGLAPLYVVHGDEHLLVLEAVDALRQAARAQGFTERDVMSVERGFSWSRVTEAQQSMSLFGDRKIVELRIPSGKPGKDGGEALRALAAGTPSGPATDTITLITLPRLDFATAKSAWFAALEGAGVSIKVDSVDRTKLPSWIGERLARQQQRVEPGEPGRRALQFIADRVEGNLLAAHQEIQKLGLLHPPGVLTFDDVHDAVLNVARYDVFKLSEAMLAGDVPRLVRMLEGLRGEGEATVLVLWTLTEEIRVLSKIASGMAQGKPAASMLRELRVWGARERLVPQAAQRLSQRELEGALAMAAKLDRQVKGLREPSLPAEPWDGLLQLAMRIARPGSLPVPA, from the coding sequence ATGCAACTGCGGCTCGACGCGCTCGAAGGACACCTCAAACAGGCCAGTACCAAGGGCTTGGCGCCGTTGTATGTGGTGCACGGTGACGAGCACCTGCTTGTGCTGGAGGCCGTTGACGCACTGCGCCAGGCCGCGCGTGCCCAGGGTTTCACCGAGCGTGATGTGATGAGCGTCGAACGCGGCTTCTCGTGGTCGCGCGTGACGGAGGCGCAGCAGTCGATGTCGCTGTTCGGCGACCGCAAGATCGTTGAGCTGCGCATTCCGTCGGGCAAGCCTGGCAAGGATGGCGGAGAAGCCTTGCGCGCATTAGCGGCGGGCACACCGTCCGGCCCTGCGACCGACACCATCACGCTGATCACGCTGCCGCGCCTGGACTTTGCCACCGCCAAGTCGGCGTGGTTCGCGGCGCTGGAAGGCGCGGGCGTGTCGATCAAGGTCGATTCGGTGGACCGCACCAAGTTGCCCAGCTGGATCGGCGAGCGTCTCGCCCGTCAGCAGCAACGCGTGGAACCCGGCGAGCCCGGCCGACGCGCGCTGCAATTCATTGCCGATCGCGTGGAAGGCAACCTGCTGGCTGCGCACCAGGAAATCCAGAAGCTCGGCCTGCTGCATCCGCCGGGCGTGCTGACGTTCGACGATGTGCACGATGCGGTGCTCAACGTGGCGCGCTATGACGTGTTCAAGCTGTCTGAAGCCATGCTGGCCGGCGATGTGCCGCGCCTCGTGCGCATGCTCGAAGGCCTTCGCGGCGAGGGCGAGGCCACGGTGCTGGTGCTCTGGACGTTGACCGAAGAAATTCGCGTATTATCAAAAATCGCCTCGGGCATGGCCCAAGGCAAGCCAGCGGCGTCGATGCTGCGTGAGCTGCGGGTCTGGGGCGCACGCGAGCGGCTGGTGCCGCAGGCGGCGCAGCGGCTGTCGCAGCGTGAACTGGAAGGCGCGCTCGCCATGGCGGCCAAGCTGGACCGGCAGGTCAAGGGCTTGCGAGAGCCATCGCTACCGGCTGAGCCGTGGGATGGCTTGCTGCAACTGGCGATGCGCATCGCGCGGCCGGGCAGCCTTCCGGTTCCAGCATAG
- the lptE gene encoding LPS assembly lipoprotein LptE — protein MSLSRSLSRRRFGRAVIALAVALPALSACGFHIRGNTDFAFKRLYISLPQNSQMRAQLRRLIDNGSDTVIVSDKKDADALLDVLAEDRVKTISSLTPQGVVREYRITYRFRFQLRDAKDNLLIPPSEITQFRDLSYNETQVLAKDYEEAALYRDMQGDTINQLVRRLGAVKLPS, from the coding sequence ATGTCGTTGTCCCGCAGTTTGTCCCGCCGTCGATTTGGTCGCGCTGTCATTGCCCTGGCGGTTGCGCTGCCGGCGCTGTCTGCCTGCGGCTTCCACATCCGCGGGAATACCGACTTCGCCTTCAAGCGGCTGTACATCAGCCTGCCGCAGAACTCGCAGATGCGCGCACAGCTGCGTCGGCTGATCGACAACGGCTCCGACACCGTTATCGTGTCGGACAAGAAAGACGCCGATGCGCTGCTCGATGTACTGGCCGAAGACCGCGTGAAGACTATCTCGTCGCTCACGCCGCAGGGCGTGGTGCGCGAGTACCGCATCACGTATCGCTTCCGCTTCCAGCTGCGCGATGCGAAAGACAACCTGCTGATTCCGCCGTCGGAGATTACGCAGTTCCGCGACCTGTCGTACAACGAGACGCAGGTGCTGGCCAAGGACTACGAAGAGGCCGCGCTCTACCGCGATATGCAGGGCGACACGATCAACCAGCTCGTGCGGCGACTGGGCGCCGTGAAGCTGCCGTCGTAA
- the leuS gene encoding leucine--tRNA ligase, with protein MQDKYSPSDVEQQAQQHWHAQDAYRVTEHARAADGSDKPKFYACSMLPYPSGKLHMGHVRNYTINDVMTRQLRMKGYNVLMPMGWDAFGMPAENAALNNGVAPAAWTYDNIAYMKKQMQSMGLAIDWSREVATCNPDYYRWNQWLFLKMLEKGIAYRKTGTVNWDPVDQTVLANEQVIDGRGWRSGAVVEKREIPMYYLRITEYAEELLSDLNPLGWPERVKLMQQNWIGKSEGVRFAFPHSIPGDDGKVINDGKLYVFTTRADTIMGVTFCAVAAEHPIATHAAQTNPALAAFIDECKHGSVMEADMATMEKKGVPTGLTVTHPITGESVPVWVGNYVLMTYGDGAVMGVPAHDERDFAFANKYNLPIKQVVDVKGQPYDTTTWAEWYGDKEHGVLVNSGKYDGLNYKQAVDAVAADVAAKDLGEKKTTWRLRDWGISRQRYWGTPIPLIHCDSCGVVPVPEQDLPVRLPEDLVPDGTGNPLAKDPRFLECTCPSCGKPARRETDTMDTFIDSCWYYMRYTCPDGATMVDARNDYWMPMDQYIGGIEHAILHLLYARFWTKVMRDLGLVKFDEPFTNLLTQGMVLNETYYREDASGKKQWINPADVDVQTDERGRPVGATLKADGQPVVIGGVEKMSKSKNNGIDPQALIDQYGADTARLFTMFAAPPEQQLEWNDAGVEGASRFLRRLWNFGVAHGDAIRAGHGNGVVAGTTDADRALRRELYTVLKQANYDYERLQYNTVVSATMKMLNALEGAKDAGADARREGLGILLRVLYPVVPHITHVLWAELGYAGAYGDLLDAPWPQVDESALVQSEIELVLQVNGKVRGSIVVPADADRAAIEAIAAKDEAVQKFAEGKPPKKIIVVPGRLVNVVA; from the coding sequence ATGCAAGACAAATACTCCCCGTCCGACGTTGAACAGCAAGCGCAGCAACACTGGCACGCCCAAGATGCCTATCGCGTGACCGAACACGCGCGCGCCGCTGATGGCTCGGACAAGCCCAAGTTCTATGCCTGCTCGATGCTGCCGTATCCGTCGGGCAAGCTGCACATGGGCCACGTGCGCAACTACACGATCAATGACGTGATGACGCGTCAGCTGCGCATGAAGGGGTACAACGTGCTGATGCCGATGGGCTGGGACGCCTTCGGCATGCCGGCGGAAAACGCGGCGCTCAACAACGGCGTGGCCCCGGCTGCCTGGACCTACGACAACATCGCGTACATGAAGAAGCAGATGCAGTCGATGGGCCTGGCGATCGACTGGTCGCGCGAGGTTGCCACCTGCAACCCCGATTACTACCGCTGGAACCAGTGGCTGTTCCTGAAGATGCTCGAAAAGGGCATCGCCTACCGCAAGACCGGCACCGTCAACTGGGACCCGGTCGACCAGACCGTGCTTGCCAACGAGCAGGTGATCGACGGGCGCGGCTGGCGCTCGGGCGCGGTGGTGGAAAAGCGCGAGATCCCGATGTACTACCTGCGCATCACCGAGTATGCGGAGGAACTGCTGTCCGACCTGAACCCGCTGGGCTGGCCGGAGCGCGTCAAGCTGATGCAGCAGAACTGGATCGGCAAGAGCGAAGGCGTGCGCTTTGCGTTCCCGCACAGCATTCCCGGTGATGACGGCAAGGTGATCAACGACGGCAAGCTGTACGTCTTCACCACGCGCGCCGACACCATCATGGGTGTCACCTTCTGCGCCGTGGCCGCCGAGCACCCGATCGCCACGCACGCCGCGCAGACCAACCCCGCACTCGCCGCGTTCATCGACGAATGCAAGCACGGCAGCGTCATGGAAGCCGACATGGCGACCATGGAAAAGAAGGGCGTGCCGACCGGCCTCACCGTTACGCACCCGATCACGGGCGAATCCGTGCCGGTGTGGGTCGGCAACTACGTGTTGATGACCTACGGCGACGGCGCCGTGATGGGCGTGCCCGCGCACGATGAGCGCGACTTCGCTTTCGCCAACAAGTACAACCTGCCGATCAAGCAAGTGGTCGACGTGAAGGGCCAGCCCTACGACACGACGACCTGGGCTGAGTGGTACGGTGACAAGGAACACGGCGTACTGGTCAACAGTGGCAAGTACGACGGCCTGAACTACAAGCAAGCCGTCGATGCCGTGGCCGCTGACGTGGCCGCCAAGGACCTCGGCGAGAAGAAGACCACCTGGCGCCTGCGCGATTGGGGCATCTCGCGCCAGCGCTACTGGGGCACGCCGATCCCGCTGATCCACTGCGACAGCTGCGGCGTCGTGCCGGTGCCCGAGCAAGACCTGCCGGTGCGCCTGCCCGAAGACCTCGTGCCGGACGGCACGGGTAACCCGCTCGCCAAGGACCCGCGCTTCCTCGAATGCACGTGCCCGTCGTGCGGCAAGCCCGCGCGCCGCGAGACCGACACGATGGATACCTTCATCGATTCGTGCTGGTACTACATGCGCTACACGTGCCCGGACGGCGCAACGATGGTCGACGCCCGCAACGATTACTGGATGCCGATGGACCAGTACATCGGCGGCATCGAGCACGCGATCCTGCACCTGCTGTACGCACGCTTTTGGACCAAGGTCATGCGTGACCTGGGCCTGGTCAAGTTCGACGAGCCGTTCACCAACCTGCTCACGCAGGGCATGGTGCTCAACGAGACGTATTACCGCGAAGACGCATCGGGCAAGAAGCAGTGGATCAACCCGGCGGATGTCGACGTGCAGACTGACGAACGTGGCCGCCCGGTCGGTGCCACGCTCAAGGCCGACGGTCAGCCGGTGGTGATCGGCGGTGTGGAGAAGATGTCGAAGTCGAAGAACAACGGCATCGATCCGCAAGCTCTGATCGACCAGTACGGTGCCGACACCGCGCGCCTGTTCACGATGTTCGCCGCGCCGCCCGAGCAGCAGCTCGAATGGAACGATGCGGGTGTGGAGGGCGCCTCGCGCTTCCTGCGCCGCCTGTGGAACTTCGGTGTGGCACATGGCGATGCCATCCGCGCGGGTCACGGCAATGGTGTCGTCGCTGGCACAACGGATGCCGACCGCGCGCTGCGCCGCGAGCTGTACACCGTGCTCAAGCAAGCCAATTACGACTACGAGCGCCTGCAGTACAACACCGTCGTCTCGGCGACGATGAAGATGCTCAACGCGCTGGAAGGCGCCAAGGACGCCGGCGCCGATGCGCGCCGCGAAGGCCTCGGCATTCTGCTGCGCGTGCTGTACCCGGTGGTGCCGCACATCACGCACGTGCTGTGGGCGGAACTGGGTTATGCCGGCGCGTATGGCGATCTGCTCGACGCCCCGTGGCCGCAGGTCGACGAAAGCGCGCTGGTGCAGAGCGAGATCGAGCTTGTGCTGCAGGTCAACGGCAAAGTGCGCGGCAGCATCGTGGTGCCGGCCGATGCCGACCGCGCCGCCATCGAGGCCATCGCCGCCAAGGATGAAGCGGTCCAGAAATTTGCCGAAGGCAAGCCGCCCAAGAAGATTATCGTGGTGCCCGGCCGTCTGGTGAACGTGGTGGCCTGA